The Nitrosopumilus sp. b3 sequence ATATGCTTTGACTTTTGTTCCAGTAAATAACATGGCAGGCACTTGGCACTTTGCAGGAAATGCATTAGCTGTGCATACAATGAATGAAGATCCATTTTCAATATCTTACACTGTAGCATATCGAGAACGAACACTTTCTGATACTGTAAAAAGTGAAACCATTACCTCATCACAAGATCCTGGTATTGGACATGAAGGTCACCAGTTATCAATAATTTTACCTCCACGTATTCCAGCATACTTTGGAACTGTGGGCTTCTCAGCATCTGAAAATGTTCAACTGGTTGCACTTCATGGCCCCTTACAGCCAGGAGTAAAAACTAGTGGACAAGCTACATGGTCCCCTGATGGAAAGACTATCTATGCGTTGAGCTTTATTGATAGGGATACTTCGATGGGAACTTGGCAGGTTACTGCAAATGCTTTGGCACTTCATACCATGAATGAAACACCATTCACCGTAACCTATTCTGTTGCGACAGGACAATAATTCTTGGATTATGTTTATTTAACTTTGAATCATTAAAATTATGATGAAAAAATTATTACTTACAATTCCTTTATTGATACTCTTAACTCTGGGAGTGTCTTTTACTTTTGCTGAATCACTTGTTCCTGGATGGATTAAAAATACTGCTCTATGGTATGGTCAAGACAAGATTTCTGAAAAAGAATATTTGGAATCGCTTAGATATTTAATTAATAACAAAATTTTATTTTTAGATGAGCAAGAAAAAAATAATGTTCTTGATCCTACAATTACTTCAAATGAAATCAGTGTAACAAAACCTCGAATTAATCAATGCTCAACATTGTACCAATCATACAAAAACATCGGAAAAGCACAATTTGTTGCAAAATATCAGCATGTAAATTACATTAGCATATGTGTTAAACTCTACCAAGATCCTATCTGGAATTATCAGGGTGGGGATAGAATTGAACAATTAAATGCAAAATTTATTGAATTTGAAAACAATGCGATTCAATCAAAGCCCAAACTATCCTATGAGCCTAGCGTAAAGATTCTATCTACTACAAAAATAGGTGAAGGAAAGTATGATGTAAAATTTAATGTGTGTGCAGGTGATAAAAAAATAGACAAAGCCAAAGTCCTAGTCAAATCTGCAATAGAATCTATCCAAGTAGGAACTAACAAAGACATTCCTGAAAATGTGTGTAGGACATATGTGACACAGCTTCATGCAAATAATGTTGCAAATATCCAAATTACAATTCTTGAACAAGTTCTAGAATAGAATAAGTCTTATCCAAAAATTAGAACTAATATTCATCTTAAGAGTTGACTTCATTTAAAATGAAATCAACTCTATATTGTTTTTTAAACAATAATTCCATAAATGTCTCAAATGTTACACTATCAAGAACCAAAAGAAGATAAAAAAATCTATGATGCATCAATCCATTGTAATTACTGTGGTGGCAAATTAGAAAAAATCTCAGAATATTGTTCAGAGACTTGTAAAATCAAAGACTCTGTTTGGCATAGTGATGTCTAGTGATGAATATGGAATTTTCAAACTATGATGCACAACAAGATGGGGTAGAACAACGTTTTGAACATCTATATCCAGAATATTATGATTCGTTAAAAACTTCATTTAAAGAAAAAGATCAAAGAAAAAAGAAAAAGATGAAACCTGCGTTCTGTGATTAAATGAATAGAAAAAACACGTTGGGTATTTGCAAAAAATTATTTTTTAGAAAATTGAATTCAGTAATGTATTAATTGAAAAAAGGAAGTAAATGTAAAATGTCAATTCCATCAAAACGCAGTAGTGTTGTAATTAGAAATATGGTTTTGAGTGATATTCCCGAAGTGGTTGAATTGCAAAAAGCTTCTTTTCCAGTCATGGCTTCAGAAGGAGTTTATTGGAAACCCACACAATTGAAATCCCACATCAAAGTTTTTCCAGAGGGGCAGTTTATAGCTGAATACAAAAATAAAATTATTGGTTCTTGCAGTAGTCTAATAATTACTCTGACTCCTGAGTATAAAGAGCATACATGGAAATCTGCATGCGGTGATAGTTTTTTCAAAAACCATGATCCAAAAGGGGATACATTGTATGGTGCAGATGTATCTTCTCATCCTGATTATAGAAGATTGGGGGTGGCCACGAAATTATATGATGCACGAAAACAACTGGCAATCAAACTAAATTTGAGAAGAATTGTAGCGGGGGGAAGATTGACAAATTACAGTAAATATGCAAAACAAATGTCTCCTATAGAATACGTGCAAAAAGTAAAAAAACATGAAATTAAAGAACCTGTACTGTTGTTTCAGATTAGAAATAAATTCAGATTCATCAAAATTTTGCCAAATTACATGAATGATCCCCTTTCACTAAACTATGCAACTTTTATTGAATGGAAAAATCCTAATTTTAACGAAAAATTATGATAATTGATTGTCATGTTCATGTAAACCAATACGAACTAACTCAAAACATTTCATTATTAGAAGACAGATTGGAAATGCTTCAAACTGAAATGACAAGTAACAATGTAGATTATGCAATCATACTTTCATCATACAAGGTTAATGCCCAAAGACCATCTACTGAACAAATAATTGAAGCAATAAAAAAATATGACAACTTGGGCGTAGCGGCTGGTTTTACCATTGATAATCACACTGATGATGATCTTAGAAAATACAAGAAATTGATTAAAGATGGGAAAATAAAAGCCATGAAAATTTACTCAGGCTATGAACACTATTACCCATATGATGAAAGATATCAAAAAGTCTATGACACATGCATAGAGTTTGGCATTCCAGTAATGTTCCACACAGGAGACACATATTCTGAAAAAGGAAAATTGAGATATTCCAGACCACTAAATTTAGATGATGTTGCAGTTGATAACCCTGAACTAAAGATGGTGATGTGTCATTTGGGTAATCCTTGGATACAGGATGCTCAAGAAGTAATATATAAAAATAAAAATGTCTATGCAGATGTTTCGGGATTGGTTGTTGGCTCTTTTGATCATTTCTTTGAAAAAATGATGAAGGATAAAGTTGCAGAGTTAATCAACTATGCAGGTGAGCCAAGATATCTCCTATATGGTACAGACTGGCCAATCAGTACAATGGATTCGTATCTGAATTTTGTGGCAAAACTTAACATCAAAAAACCATTTCGAGATAATTTCATGTATAAAAATGCTAAAGATCTGTTTAAAATTTCATAACCTTTTTTCAATTATCTAATTTGATTTAGTTGTAATGATACTATGGTTTTTAAAATTTATTTGATTTCGTCTTAAATTTAGTCATATGGAGATTTGTTTAATAGAACGTTAAGAAAAAACTACCTTGATAAATAAAATGAGATGTGCAAACTGTGGAAATCAAGCAAGCTGGAGGGATCCTGATTGTAATAAATGTGATAAACCACTCCACCAAAAAAATTGTAAAGGAAAATCTGCTGACTGTAAATGCCATGGAATAAACGAGCAAGAGTGGTCACAGAAAAAAGCCACAAATACACAATAATCTAAAGTCGGCTTTCTTCATTTTCTTTCACAGTGATTTAAAAAAAGGAAAAATGGAAAAAAGATTCCATGTTAAAGTCCTATTCTAGTTTTGATTAATCTAGAACAGAATTGATGTTTGATTATCGTTTTCTTCCTTTGGATTTTGTAGTGGTCTTTCTTTTTGGAGCTGCTCTGCGTTTAGCTGCTACTTTTCTCTTTGGAGCTGCTTTTTTAGCTGCAGTTTTTCTCTTTGGTGCACTACGTTTTTTTGGTGCAGCAGTAGGTTTTTTCTTTGCTGCTACAGTTCGCCTTCTTTTCGAAGCTGTTTTAGCTATACCTTCTGCTTTTAGCTTTGCATTTCTTTTTCTAGTTCTTGCTGCTTTTACAGCTGCTGCACTTCTTTGTGCTTTTGTTTGTGCCATGATGGATTTTTTCAGATTTACTATGTCTTATAGTGGAGAAGTGAAATATTTTTAGCCAAAAATACCCATTTTCATCAAAGATAGATTATTCAAATTCAAAATTGAATTTTTTTGAATTCACATGATCTTTCGAAATTAGATTTATAGGTATGGTCATGTTTTAGATCTTAAATAATTGAATAATTTGATTTCCACTTTATCTAAGGAAGAGACCCAAAATTGAAACTAGAAAAAATAGAAAATTCATTTAAACCAACTTCAGACAAAAAATCTTCTTTTGCAAAAAAGGGCATGGTTTCTTCAGCATTTCCTGATGCGACAAAAGCAGGAGTTGAAATGCTCAAGAAGGGCGGTAATGCAATTGATGCTGCATGTGCCACAGCAATTGCACTAGGTGTATGTGAGCCTCAGGCATCTGGCCTTGGCGGGCAATCGATGGCAATTATTCATTTTAATGGAAAATCATTTGCGATCGATGGCTCTAGCCGTTCCCCTTCCATGGCACATTCATCAATTTTTACAAAAAAGAAAACAAGACTACTGGGATACAAAGCAACCACTGTACCTAGCACTCTTGCTTTGATTGGATTTTTGCATGAGCGTTATGGTACTTTGGAATGGCAAAAAATCATTGCACCTTCAATTCACATTGCTAAAAAAGGATACAGAATTACTCAATTACAACACTCTTTACAAGAAAGAGAATTGAAAAACTTTCTTTCAATTAAATCAAAGTCTGGTGCAAAATATTTCCTAAAAGATGGTTTGGTTCCCTATGATGTCGGTGATAGATTTGTTCAAGATGATCTTGCTCAAACTCTTGATGCCATTTCTGAATACGGATACCGTGTTTTCTACCAGGGTAATATTGCTAAAAAAATTGATGAAGATATGAAAAAAAATCACGGATTAATTCGAGAAGAGGATTTAGCATACGTCCCAGAACCACTAATTAGAAAACCAATTAGCCGGAAATACCGTCATCTTACAGTATCTACTTTACCTCCGCCAGCAGCTGGACGGACATTACTTCTAACATTGATGATGCTCAATCACTTGCCCTCCAAATTTCTTCGTAGCTCAAAGCCTAGCTCGTATCATTTTGTTGCCGAAACATTTAGGAAAGCATTCTTGCATAGAGTGCAACGTCCATTTAATAGACATACATATGATCAAATTCAAGATAAATTGCATTTGCAAAGAAGCTTTGCAAAACAGATGGCTGACTCCATCCATAATTCTATGGATGCAACGTTGCCCATGATTGATCCGGATTTTGGTGGGGAAGATACTACACATCTTTCAACTATGGATAATGACGGAAATGCTGTGGGAATAACACAATCTGTTGAATTAGCATATGGATCCAAAACTGCAGCAGCGGATATGGGATTTCTGTATAACAACTATATGTCTGCATTTGAGTTTACGACTCCAAATCATCCTTACTATATTCGGCCTAACGCCATTCCTTGGACTTCAGTATCTCCTGCATTGATTTTTAATAATTCAAAACTCTGGATGGTTGTGGGAAGTCCCGGTAGTCAAAGAATTTATTCGACCATCACACAATTTCTTTCACGAATCATTGATGGTAATTTACCAATGGATGAGGCAATTATACGTCCACGATTTCATTGTTCTATTGGAGGTACTATCAGCATAGAAGACGGGGGATTTAGAACTGAAATTATTAACTTTCTCAAAGAAATGGGATATGAGATTTCTATTAAAGAAAGATATTCTTTTTACCATGGAGCAATTCACGCTACGATGAAACTACAAACACAAGAAGGATTTCAAGGAGTTGCAGAAGTTCGACGTGATGGGACAGCCGAGGGATTAAATTAACAAAATTACCTATTCTATTATCCATTCCACATGGTGGAATACGAAAACCTGTTGAACTTGACGGACATCTCTGCATTACAAATAAAGATCTTTTTGATGATTCTGATCCTTTTGTGATTGAAATGTATGATTTGAATGATAAAGTACAGCGTGTAGTTAAATCCAAAATTGCAAGAGCATTTGTAGACCTTAATCGTGCACCCGATGATTTGCCCCCAAATAACCCTGATGGAGTAATTAAAAGTTCAACATGTTACAAAAAACCAATTTATCATGAGAGAAAAGAACCTGATGACTCTCTTAGAACAATGTTACTTGAGTTGTATTATTTCCCTTATCACAATTCTATACAAAAGAGTCTAGATGAATTAGAACTCCAATTATGTCTTGACTGTCATTCTATGGCAACGATTGCCCCTGGAATTTCACCTGATGCCAAGAACAATAAACGACCAAAATTCTGCTTATCTAATAATGATGGACAGACTGCATCTCAAGAAATGATGGATTTGTTAGCCTCATGTATTTCTGAATCATATGATATTGATAGGAATGAAATTTCAATAAATGATCCCTTTCATGGTGGGCATATTACAAGAACATATGGAAACAAACCTGTACCTTGGATTCAGGTTGAAATGAATAGAGATTTGTATCTGACAGAGCCTTGGTTTGATCAAGAAAATCTAACGGTAGATCCAACACACCTGAAGAAATTAAATAAGCAATTTGAAAATACATTGAATCTTTTTTTTAAAAAATTTGATGGAGTAGATTCTTGGCAGTAGAGGTAACCGAATTCCTTGCACTGCTAGCATTGCTACTAGGTGGCGGGATGATTGGAGCAGGAATAATGAAAAAAATAAAGTTTCCAACCATTATTGGTTTTATCTTAATTGGAATGATTTCAGGACCATATGGACTTGGAATTGTTGATGATGTTGAATTAATCAATCTTTTAGCAGAATTGGGAATAATTATTCTGCTATTTGTAGTGGGATTAGAATTCAGTCTTCAAAAATTACGAAAGGCTGGAATGAAAGCAATCACAGTTGGAATGACAGAATTATCAATAATGTTTTTTCTGGCGTACATTGGAGCTTTTTCATTTGGATGGTCCCATTTAGAATCCCTTTATCTGGCAGGAATTTTGTCAATCAGCAGCACTGCCATCTCTTTACGAATAATGAGAGATCTTAAGCTAGTAAAAACAAAAGAATTTGATACTATTATTACAATTTTAATTGTTGAGGATCTTGCAGCAGTTTTACTCTTAGTTATTTTAGGTAATGCCTCTGAAGGAGCTACACTTGATTTAACGGGTGTTGGAATTTTGATTTTACAAAGCTTGACGTTTTTTGTTATTGCACTAGCTCTTGGAATTAAATTAATTCCAAAACTTTTGGAGAAGATACATGGATTGGATATTCCCGAAGGCCCGTTCATCACAGCGCTTGCTTTGGGGTTTGGGTTGGCAGTTTTGGCGCATTTTCTTGGTCAAAGTTCAGCTATTGGAGCATTTATCATGGGAATGATCATTGCATCATCAAAACATTCTGAAAGCATCACAAAAAAAATTCTTCCATTAAGAGACTTTTTTGGCGTAATATTTTTCGTATCTATTGGAATGCTGGTAAACATTATGGCAATACCTGAGGTTGCCTTGATATCCATGCCCATAATCATTTTGGCTGTTGTTGGAAAATTCATTGGAAATTTCTTTGGATCTTCAATTGGTGGTCATGGTATTGTTAGTTCTTCAACTATAGGTTCTGTAATGGTACCTAGAGGTGAGTTTTCCTTTATCATGGCAAAGCAGGCTGTTGATAGTGGTTCAGTTAGAGATACTCTATATCCAGTTACCATGTTGGTGACTCTTGCTACGATGCTTTGCATGCCATTACTGCTGAAAATATTACCAACACTTGCAGATAAAACAAGTCATATTCCAATGAATATTTTAAACCCGATTCATATTGTTGGAAAATTTTTTAATAATTTGATGAATACTCCTGATGATAACAGCCAATTCAATATACTTTTGAAAAAGCATGGAATAAAATTTTTTATTAATCTGATGGTTGTAATAGCAATCCTTGCAATCATTGATTACTTTAATGATGATATAGTGACAATTATTTCTACACTTGGTATTCCACTCCCAATTGAACCTGAAATACTTTTGACAATTATTAGCATATTGCTAATCATCTATCCTGTAATTGCGATGCTTGGTAAAATTGAAAATTTAGTTACAAGTATCTCAGATATTTTATCCACCAAACTAATTCCAGCAGATACACAACGACTTGAAGAGAAGCCACTCCATAGATTAATGAGAAATATTTTCTTTATTGGTTTTATTTTGATACTTATAGCTATCATGCAACCTTACATTGCAGATATTGTGGAACTTCCATTTCTCCCCTTTATCATATCTGGAATAGGGCTTACCATAGCAATAATTTTGATAGCTGATTCTGTATTTGTATTCCAAAAGCTATCTCATGGCCATATTATGGAAAGTTTGATGAAAGAAGATGAAACTTTTGAGCCTGAATAATCTGAAGATATCCTTGACAAATTAGTATCTCCTAAGAATCAAGATGTTAAAATAATCGATTTGCACGGTTATTGTAGATATTGAGAATATATGGAAACTGAAAACAAGAAATCTGAAACTGATGAAAAAGTTATCGAGAAAAAACAAGAAAAATTTGTAAATACTCTGGAAAAAAACTATACGGATGCACTAGAGCATACAAAGAATTTTGGAAAAGACTCTTTTGAAAAAATTAATGAGGTTAGTTCTAGTGGGACCAAATTCATAAAATCAAAACCTTATTGGGAATCTTTGAAAAGTGGGTCTCAAAAAATCAAAGAAAAAACTTCTGAACACGGTCTGGAATTTAAAAAAAATAGTCCTAAATTTTACAAGAAAATTAGTAATGCGTTTTTTAATTTCTTTGAGACAATTGTAGGACGAATAAAACTTGGTACTCAATATGGTGCGCCCAGTCTTGAGATCCTAGAAAGACTGGCAAAACTAAATGAGCTTGGAATAATTACAAAAGAAGAATTCAACAGGAAAAAGAAAAAACTCTTAGAGAGAATCTGATAATGAGTAAAAATCTAATAATTTCTTCATTAGTGATAGTAATAGCTATTCTTGTAGGAATTTTAATTATGACTAATTATAGTTGGTTTTCTCAAGAATGGTTAATTGGATTGGGTGTTGTTGCTGTTGGCTCTTCTGTAGAGGGCATTTTGATTTATCTTAAAATTAGAAAATGAATCTTACGGTATGTTTTATGTCAATTTTCTTTGATTTTCGTTTTGATTAGCAAAAATTTCTAGTTCTTTTTATGAGTTTAAAAATTACTGAACAAAAAACGCAATTAACAAAGAATTGTTATCTTGAAGACTTTATTGGGAAAACTGTTTTTGATAGTAAAGGTCAGAATTGTGGTAAAATAAAATCTATTTTGATTGATAGGCAAAAATTTTCAGTGTCTGGCATTTTGGTCAAAAAAAGATTTTCAAAAGAATATTTTTTATCACAGGATTATTTTGAGGAATTCGCTGAATCTGGGCTTACTTTGAACTCGATTCCAATAAAACCTGGAGACAAAGTTGCAGATGTTGATGGAAAGAATATTGGTCGTGTAGTTCAAATAAATCTAAATTCTGATACCAATAAACTTGAGTCCCTTGAGATAAAATCAAAATTCAAATCTGTAATCATTCCATCTGAACGAATTATTGCCGTTGGGGATAAAATCAAAATAAAATTATTCTAAAGAAAGATCTTTACAAATTAATCCAGAATTTACAATTTTTAAATAGATTTTTCATTATCTTTAATTACTCTAAACATGATTTACTGTATGGAAGCATACATTCTAATAAATTGTAATACCGGTAAAGAATCTACAATTATTTCTGAACTGAAACAATTAATTGAAATAATTGAAATTAATGGTGTCTGGGGAAAGTATGATATTTTTCTTAAAGTCTCCACAACTGATCCAAACGGTGTTGAACAGATAGTGAAGCGACTAAGAAATCATCCTGATGTAACTGATACCTATACCATGCATGTTCTTTATGGTCAGGGTGGGACAATAGATAATGAATGAAAAATCCACATGTGAAATAATTGACTTTATCAATGTCGTGTATCGTGAACAAATACCAGGGCCAGTTAAATTTGTGGTAAAAAGAAAAGCCAAGAAAATTGAAAAATTTAACCTAAATGATATTCCTGAATCATTTAGAACATGCACTGTTGAGGAATTGTTCAAAATACTGAAAGAAGCTCATGAGAAAAAACTCTTGAATTTTTAATTTTTTTGCAATTTATGCAACATAATTCTTAGATTTCTTGAAATACCTGAACATAACTACTTGTAAGGGAATTTATCATTAATATTCAAATTAATCTGGAGAACTGTTTGAGAATTGTCATTTGAGCCTATTTTGTATATTGGAATCTTACTCCTAGCTGCTAAACTATTTGGTGAAATTATGCATAGGATTAACCAGCCTACTATTTTGGGTAATGTTCTTGCAGGAATAATTGTTGGACCTGCGCTTTTTGCTCTCGTCCAACCTATTGAAGAAATTGAACTTTTCATATCAATTGGTGTCTTTTTCTTATTTTTCTTAATTGGTCTTGAAGAAATTGATCTTGCAGGACTCTTCCGTGTAATTAGAGGTAGAATATTTGCAGGCTCTGCAGCTGCATTTTTAATCCCTTTCATAGTGGCTGGAATTTTTGGAATGGCTTTGGATATGGATTTTATAAAATCATTTGCGATTGCAAGTGTAATAGCTGCCTCTAGCTTGGGAGTTACAGCCAAAGTTCTAAGTGATCTTGGAAAATTAAAATCTACAATCGGTCTTGAAATTTTTACTGTAGCTGCAATTGTTGAATTCATTGCAATTATTGTGACAAGTATTATGATTCAAATCAGTACTAGTCAAACACCTGTCTTTTCAGAGTTTATCTGGCTATTTGTAAAAATGATCATATTCTTTGCAGTTGCAGGACTTGTATCTGTATTTATTTTACCCCGTTTTTTCCGTTACATAAAAAAACACCTACAGGTAACACAAATTTATTTTGGTGTCGTAATTGGAGTAATCCTGCTAGTTGCATATTTTGCAGAAATTAGTGGAGTTCATGGTGCAATTGGTGCACTGCTTTTGGGGATTGCTGTATCTAGAATGAGTAGAGAGGATTATACCGAAATTTCAAAAAATGTACATGCAGTAGGTTACGGTATTTTTATTCCTATATTCTTTGCAGGAATCGGACTTCACTTCAGTACCGCATTTCTTGATTTAGAATTATGGGTAATAGCCGGATTCCTTGTAATAATGATTGGTGTAAAATTCCTTGGCTCTTACATTGCAGTACGTATTGCACAGATGCGACCTGCAACAACTGTTGCATATGGTGTCATGTCAAAAGGAGCAGTTGACTTGGCATTAATGCTGTCTCTGTTACAAGTCAATATTTTGAATAACAGTTTGTTCTCATTATTGGTGCTAGGAACTCTAATGACTATGATAATCTCTAGTGTTGAACTTCAGCGTAAACTAAAGAAAATCATTCATTTCAAAGTTGGGACTATTGAAATGGGATTGGTTCCAGGTTATTTTAGAAGGGTAGTTTCAGATGTTACTGCGATGATGGTAATCAATACTGCATATCTAAAGACAACAAAGGATGTTACAATCAAAGACTTTCTTGAAAATAATACATTAGGCAAAATGCCTTTCTTGGTTTTTGATGAAAATGAAATCCTGGTCGGAGTTGTCTCAAAACGTGAAATAGAAAAATCCCACAAAAAAACTCGTGATATTACAACTGTTGGTGATGTAATGTATGAAAAGGTTCCAACAGTATTGCCTAGTGAATATCTTTATTCTGTAATTCAGAAGATGAATTCTTACCCCTTTGATATGATACCTGTAGTTGATCCTGAAGATTTGAAAAAAGTAGTTGGAATAATTTCAAATCATGATATAATGAATTTATTGGTGGAACCAAAAAAACCATAGTTAATTTTTTTAAATTAATCTTCAGGTATATTGTCAGTGTTTATTCTCTTATCAAAAACCAGACATGCAGTAAGATCTCCTGTAACATTTACCATCGTTCTTGTCATATCTAAAATCCTATCGACCCCCAACAAAAGCACTACTGCAACAGGTGGGATGCCTGCTGTTATCAGAATTGTTGAAAGTATTACAATACCTGTTCCAGGAGCTGAAGGTGCTCCAATTGATGCTGCAAGCGCTGTTAATGTGATTAGCAATATTGTAGTAAATCCTAAATCAATACTGAATAATTGTGCTAGGAAAAATACTGCTACAATTTGGTATAGTGCAGTGCCATCCATGTTAATTGTTGCACCCAACGGAATAATGAATTGAGACACCTTTGGTTTTACTTTCATTTTCTCTTCTGCTGTCTTAATTGATAATGGCATTACTGCTGCAGAACTGGAAGTTGAGAATGCCAATAACTGTGCATCCTTCATCATTGCAAATGTGGTTGATAATGGTCTCTTTGCAACAAATTTGATGATTAGCATATATGCCAATATCATAATAAAAAGACCAATCACCACTGTTGTCATGTATGCTCCAAGAACTGCAAGTGCTGAAAGACCGACTTTGGATGTGATTCCTGCAATTAATCCAAATGCTGCAAATGGTGCAAGACGCATTGCCCATGAAACTACTTTCATGGTGAGTTTTTGTATGGATTCTAACAAGTCAAGAATTGGCTGAGAACTTTTTTTAGGTAATGCAATCATCGAGACTCCTACAATTAATGCAAAAATAATTATGCTTAACATTTCACCGGACATAAAAGACGATAATGGATTACTTGGAATTAAGCCAACAATACTCTGTGGAATGTCATGTATGTTGAATTCTGTTTTTTCAACAGGCTCCATATCTTCAATACCAAAACTTTCTCTAATCAATGAACTATCAATAAAATTTCCTGGTTCTATTGCAGATACAATAAGAATTCCTATTGTTAATGCAATGATGGTTGTTAATACAAAATACACTGATGCTCCTAATCCAAGTTTTTGTAACTGCTCCATACTTCCAGAAGATGTAATTCCTCGAATTATTGATGCAAAAATTAAAGGAATAATGATCATCTGAATAATTTTTAGAAATAAATTTGCAGGAATAGATAACCAGTCTGTAATTAGCTCTGCAGTATTTTTTTCAACGAGACCCATTTCTGGACCTAGAATTATTCCTGCAATTAGCCCTAAAAATAATGCAAAGAGTACCTGTGCCCAGAGTTTTTTCTTAACTAAATACGTAATTTGAGGAATAGGATAATTGAAAGACTTGATTGCCATGTTTTTTGAAGGATTCTCTATAATAATAAAAAGAGGTATGTTCTCGAACTTGAAAATCTTATTTTCCTTTTTAGTAGTATGGTATTCAATTATTGGTATTGAAACTTCTAATCTCGCTTTTTGTGATATCTGCTGCCGTAGTGGGCATTAGTGGTATAGGGA is a genomic window containing:
- a CDS encoding Lrp/AsnC ligand binding domain-containing protein, producing the protein MEAYILINCNTGKESTIISELKQLIEIIEINGVWGKYDIFLKVSTTDPNGVEQIVKRLRNHPDVTDTYTMHVLYGQGGTIDNE
- a CDS encoding dicarboxylate/amino acid:cation symporter produces the protein MAIKSFNYPIPQITYLVKKKLWAQVLFALFLGLIAGIILGPEMGLVEKNTAELITDWLSIPANLFLKIIQMIIIPLIFASIIRGITSSGSMEQLQKLGLGASVYFVLTTIIALTIGILIVSAIEPGNFIDSSLIRESFGIEDMEPVEKTEFNIHDIPQSIVGLIPSNPLSSFMSGEMLSIIIFALIVGVSMIALPKKSSQPILDLLESIQKLTMKVVSWAMRLAPFAAFGLIAGITSKVGLSALAVLGAYMTTVVIGLFIMILAYMLIIKFVAKRPLSTTFAMMKDAQLLAFSTSSSAAVMPLSIKTAEEKMKVKPKVSQFIIPLGATINMDGTALYQIVAVFFLAQLFSIDLGFTTILLITLTALAASIGAPSAPGTGIVILSTILITAGIPPVAVVLLLGVDRILDMTRTMVNVTGDLTACLVFDKRINTDNIPED
- a CDS encoding PRC-barrel domain-containing protein, which produces MSLKITEQKTQLTKNCYLEDFIGKTVFDSKGQNCGKIKSILIDRQKFSVSGILVKKRFSKEYFLSQDYFEEFAESGLTLNSIPIKPGDKVADVDGKNIGRVVQINLNSDTNKLESLEIKSKFKSVIIPSERIIAVGDKIKIKLF
- a CDS encoding cation:proton antiporter; this encodes MSFEPILYIGILLLAAKLFGEIMHRINQPTILGNVLAGIIVGPALFALVQPIEEIELFISIGVFFLFFLIGLEEIDLAGLFRVIRGRIFAGSAAAFLIPFIVAGIFGMALDMDFIKSFAIASVIAASSLGVTAKVLSDLGKLKSTIGLEIFTVAAIVEFIAIIVTSIMIQISTSQTPVFSEFIWLFVKMIIFFAVAGLVSVFILPRFFRYIKKHLQVTQIYFGVVIGVILLVAYFAEISGVHGAIGALLLGIAVSRMSREDYTEISKNVHAVGYGIFIPIFFAGIGLHFSTAFLDLELWVIAGFLVIMIGVKFLGSYIAVRIAQMRPATTVAYGVMSKGAVDLALMLSLLQVNILNNSLFSLLVLGTLMTMIISSVELQRKLKKIIHFKVGTIEMGLVPGYFRRVVSDVTAMMVINTAYLKTTKDVTIKDFLENNTLGKMPFLVFDENEILVGVVSKREIEKSHKKTRDITTVGDVMYEKVPTVLPSEYLYSVIQKMNSYPFDMIPVVDPEDLKKVVGIISNHDIMNLLVEPKKP